The proteins below are encoded in one region of Hordeum vulgare subsp. vulgare chromosome 3H, MorexV3_pseudomolecules_assembly, whole genome shotgun sequence:
- the LOC123439289 gene encoding non-specific lipid-transfer protein 4.1-like, which produces MARSAATQLVLVAMVTAMLLIAADAAISCGQVSSALSPCISYARGKGAKPPAACCSGVRSLAGAARSTADKQAACRCIKRAAGALNAGKAAGIPNKCGVRVPYAISASVDCSKIR; this is translated from the coding sequence ATGGCTCGCTCTGCAGCTACTCAGCTCGTGCTGGTCGCCATGGTAACCGCTATGCTCCTCATAGCCGCCGACGCGGCCATCTCCTGCGGTCAGGTGAGCTCTGCCTTGAGCCCCTGCATCTCCTATGCCCGCGGCAAAGGCGCCAAACCGCCTGCGGCCTGCTGCAGCGGCGTCAGGAGCCTGGCCGGCGCAGCGCGGAGCACCGCTGACAAGCAAGCGGCGTGCCGGTGCATCAAGAGAGCTGCGGGTGCGCTAAACGCTGGCAAGGCCGCCGGCATCCCCAACAAGTGCGGCGTCAGGGTCCCCTACGCAATCAGCGCTTCCGTCGACTGCTCTAAGATTCGCTGA